One Eptesicus fuscus isolate TK198812 chromosome 13, DD_ASM_mEF_20220401, whole genome shotgun sequence genomic window, GGGCGACTTAACGATTCTGACTCCAATCACTGGGCTAAGTTCAGGACAGGTCTCAGGTTTCTGCCTACTTGGGAAGAGGCATGAAGAAGCGAATAGCTTCCCTGGTGAGGGGAAGACGAGCGCCTTAGACAACCCGTTCCAAGAATTTGAGGTGCAGCCAGTTCTGTCCTCctccaacctcccccacccccgccccactaGCTCTGCAGAGCTAGCCCCCGTTTCAGACATGAGAATGAGGCGCAGAGAGGATGGGTCACAACGTCGGAGCCGAGACCAGACTCGGGTTTACTCCACTTCCAAGCCAGGTTCTTAACTGACGCTGATGCAGAGGGCGGGGTGGCCCATCCTTATCAGACACAGCTTCGACCGGGGTCGGGtctacccttccctcctcctgtcTCTTCTCCACCGCGACCCGGGAACTCCCCTGCTTCGTCTCCCACAGCCTCCGGTCCGGGAGCGGTGCTACCAGCTCGCGTCATCTGATGCTGTTTCCTGCAGGAGGGAGAAGAGCGGAAAAAAGTGAAACTCCAccctccacctctgcctcccGCCCCCGGGGCCAAAGTacaaagggaggaggaagaagggaacgGGGGTTGGAGCCGTCGGGCCGAGGGAGCTGGGCCAGGAAGGGGCAGCTCGGCCCAGCTAGGGACGCTCCAGCCACCCCTGCGCGAAAAGACCCAACCGGAGTCCGGCCGCTGCCCCGCACCGGCTCCTCCTTCCACTTGGCGGGCGCCGGAGCCAGGCTCCCGGGACTGCTGAGGGACGCCCAGGCCCTTCTGAGCTGGCAATGGTGAGACGCCGGAGACCCCGGGGTCCCACCCCCCGAGCCTGACCACACCGCCTCGGCTGGCCCTCCTCAGCAAGCCCGAGATGCGGCGGGCCAGGAGGCGACACTCCTGGCTCCCCAGAGAGGCGTGGGTCTGGGGCTGAGGGCCAGGGCCCGCATGCCCAGGTTCCAGGACTAGGGCCTCCGCAGCCAGCAGGGGTGGAGACCAGGGGCACCCAGGGAAGGTCCCCCACACGCCCCGACGCCAGCTCCCAGCCATGGAGCCCTTGAAGAACCTCTTCCTCAAGAGCCCGCTGGGTTCGTGGAACGGCGGTGGCAGTgggggcggcggtggcggcggcggaaGCTGGCCAGAGGGGTCCCCGAAAGCGGCGGCGTATGCCAACCCCGTGTGGACAGCCTTGTTTGACTACGAGCCCAATGGGCAGGACGAGCTGGCCCTGCGGAAGGGTGACCGTGTGGAGGTGCTGTCCCGGGATGCAGCTATCTCCGGCGACGAGGGCTGGTGGGCGGGCCAGGTAGGCGGCCAGGTAGGCATCTTCCCGTCCAACTATGTGTCTCGGGGCGGCCCGCCCCCCTGTGAGGTGGCCAGCTTCCAGGAGCTGCGGCTAGAGGAGGTGATCGGCATTGGTGGCTTCGGCAAGGTCTACCGCGGGAGCTGGCGAGGTGAGCTGGTGGCTGTGAAGGCAGCTCGACAGGACCCCGATGAGGACATCAGTGTGACAGCTGAGAGTGTGCGCCAGGAGGCCCGGCTTTTCGCCATGCTGGCACACCCCAACATCATTGCCCTCAAGGCGGTGTGCCTTGAGGAGCCCAACCTGTGCCTGGTGATGGAGTACGCCGCTGGTGGTCCCCTCAGCCGGGCCCTGGCTGGGCGGCGTGTACCCCCCCACGTGCTGGTCAACTGGGCCGTGCAAATTGCCCGTGGGATGCACTACCTGCATTGTGAGGCCCTGGTGCCCGTCATCCACCGAGACCTCAAGTCCAACAACAGTGAGTTTTGGGGAGCAGGGTTGGAGGGGGGCATGGCCCAAGCACACACATACTGCCACCTCTCGGCTGAACCCGCCTGGGGTTACCTGGCCTCTGAAGGGAACCCGGCTCCCAGCCCTCTCCCGGATGGCTCTGTGGTACTAGAGGCGGGAGCTCTTGCCCGAGGGGAGTCCCAGTTGACTGGGATGCCCACTGCCCCCATGCAGGAGCACCAGGCACCAGAGCCCCTCAGGCCCCAGCCGAGAAGTGCTTGACCCCAGATTCCAGCAGCTAAAACACTGGGACCGCTCAGGTGGGCCACAATGATCCTGCCTAACGATGGCGCCTCAAGGTAGCAGATCACTGGCTGCGGGCACTCACCTTCCTGTCCCCTAAAATTCACACTGGCGCTGTtggctctctcctctcccctcctcttgtGATGGGCAGGTACTCCAGCACAGAGATCTCCGAGGGGAGAGCCTGGTGGTCGTGGGCTGCAGTtccggccctccccctccccctggctgcatGGCCTCTAGGTGGTTATTTCAACTCAGAGCCTCAATTTCAGACTCTGTAAAAAGGGAGTAACGGGGAGGGGAAAATGGCTTAACAGTCTTGGCAAGCCCTGGTGTCTGCtgccagcacacagtaggtcctcagtcGTGGACATTTGGGGATTGGATCACCAACGGGGCCTCGCCTGGAATCAGCCCTTGGGGTGGGTGTGGTGGGACTAGGCCTCCATCCTCAGCCATTTGGGATTGCACACTGCTCAGCAGGGACCCAAAACAAGGAGTGACAAGCTCAGAGCGCTTCAAGCAGGCAAGCTTCACACCGGCCAAAGGCAGTCAGCATTCAGAGAGGCGCCCCATTGAATGTCCAGCAGGGCCTGACAAGAGCAAAGGCCAGGAGGCAGTACCCAGCACAATAGTGGGGggacacagggctgggcctggggaggcccagggtgtAGGCTGTAGAGCAAAAGGAAGcgcaggaggggcagtgggatTACTGGAGAGGCATGGGCAGCTCTCGCAGGGGTGAGATGTATATTTTGAGCCTCCTGGCCTGGGTGGACCATGGACAAGGGACCTGGAGGGAGAACGCCAGGCCCTGGGGATATCCAAGTCCTTGCCAGGgccagaggggggcaggggatgtctgccagccacccaccccctcctgtcATCTGTAGTAGGGGGCAGTTCCCACCTCTCGGCCTCGCTTCTCGGTTCTAGCCATCTAGgaccccccactcccagcccagcctgagggGGATTCCCCGAAggccccagggggaggggactccatcttctgtttttcctccagTTTTCTTTCCAGAAAAAATGGAACAATagcccaggcccctgctccccaccctccccaccgcTTCCTGCATTTCCTGCTGCCCCTGAGCCAGCTTCCTGCCCCTGCTccagcctctgctccctccccagtCCAGCTGCCTACAGGGGAGgaaagagctgggggtggggggcttgtgggagaggaaggagccagggattgcacccccactcccctccagttcccctgcttctctctcagagtctgggtggtggtggtaaagGGCAGGCAGGGTGCCCTcagcctccctgagcctggcctcccACCTTGCAGACCCCAGTCCTAGGCCTGAGGTACTGTCTGCGGGATTGGGGCGGGGGAGTCCCTGAACTGGGGGGGCGCAGGCAGGAAACAATGGCGTGATTTTCCTGGACAATAGGGGCCTTGTGAGGAAGCCtggcggggagtggagggggaatTCTCCAGGCCCACGAGTCACAGGACTGACCAGCCAGCCCGGCCTGGGGCTGACCTCCCCCAATTCTCCCCCAAAGGACCCCCCCAGTTGGAGACCTGTGCCAGGCCCCCAGAAAGGAGAAGTAGAGACCATGGGAGGGAAGCGGAAGAGGTGTGAGCGGCCTAGGCCACTCCCGAGCCCCACagaggccagcctgggagggggctggggccagggagccCTAAGAGGGCACTGAGAGGGGggtctctagctctctctcttccGGATGGCCCCTGACCACCCGTTCCCAAGGTCTACATCAGACATCAGAAGAGCAACTCGGGTTGGGACAAATTCAAAGCACTTGGAGAAAAACAGGAGGTGCCGGGGAGAGGACGAGACATTGAAGTTGTCAGGTCAagccgggggtgggaggtggcagaCAGGCCGCCCGTACAAAGAAGTCCTGAGACTTTGGGTGAATTATCCGCGTCTCAGATTAGCTGGCTGACAAGGAGCGGCTGGCCTGCCGGCCTGAGACACTGGTACAGAAGGTGCTTCACTGGTCTGTGAGGCCTCACCTGTGGCTAGAGACTCAGCCAGGAAGCAGCAAGGGCTGGTCTTCAAGAGGATGGGTGGGTCCTGGCACCAGAGGAGACAGGAGTCCCTTCCCAACCCCGGCACACAGACCCTTTGGCTGGTCCCACTCCAGCCACCTGCCCCCAGCCTGTTGCAGTCCTTGGGAATGAGCTCCTGGAGGGTTTACTAAATGGTCCAGTTCTGAGCCTCCAGCAGCCAAGCCAGAGTAATAGAGGGTGGAGAAGAGAGAGTCTGCAGAGAGATGTGAGTGAGTGACAGAGGCTTCAGCACAACTGGCATTCAGCATGTTCATGCTGGGGGCCAGACCCTGTGCTAAGGCTTTCAAAAGTGGGATCTCATGACAACCCTCCTCGGCTTTATTAACTGCTCAGGACTCAGCCCCAGGCgggctcagaggagaggggagattGTAGGACTTTCTCTGAATTAGGAGAAATGGCAAGAAGATTTGCCGGGCCTGCTGGGATGATGAAGGTGGTTGTTGAGGGGCTGTGGACCTCAGGTAGGCCAGCTGATGGGCAGCTGAACTGACTTCTGGCCTAGAGGTCAAATGTGGGAGATGCCAATGGGTGGCTGGCACCTGGGAGAGCCAGAACAGTCTGAGAGCAGTGGGCAGAGAGGCCAGGCCCTGAGGGAACACCTGCACTgagagggctgagggcaggggaggccctGAAGGAAACACAAGCTGTCAGAGGCCCCAGGAGTCAAGGACATTGGGGAAGGGTTGGGGAGCCAGATGCCCCACAAGGCCCAGAGAGCTCGGCCAGAGCAGGATCAGGAGTTGTGGCTTTTAGGCCTGGAAAAGTGAGTACCCTGGTTCTGCCACCTTTTCTGAGAAGTCTCCTCTGACTCACTGGGCTGCGTTAGGTGCTGGGGCCCGCCCCTGACCGAGGGCACGCTGGCACTCCACCCCAAGTACCCTGTGCTGCCCCCGTTATGAAGCTGCCACCTGGGCAGGAGAGCGGAGGTGTGCTCTGGAAGGACACAGACTCAGAAATGTCGTGGCTTGGAGGGCACTCCTCTGCAGTGCAGTTTTCTACAACCAGGAGAGCAGAGAGGCCCTTCCAGAGCCGGGGTGGTTCTGTTACTTTGTCCTCTAAAACGCCTCTCGTTTGAGCCATGTTTTTCCTGATGAGAGGTTTGCAAGTTGCTGCTTCTCTCTGTACAGATATGGTGGCCCCATTTGGGTCAAAGCCATGAGCCCCTGCCAAGTCTAACCATCCACTCCTACATTTATCCCAAGCTCCTCCTTTCTGGGCAAGAACCATCATCTTCTCAgacccctccctttctctccacatcCAGCTGCGTTAGGAGTTATCTTTTGGAGTCTCGCTCCCTTGGGAGTGGCTGCACCGGCCACACTGCGATACGGGCACCAGGGGTCTGTGGCGCCTGTTGGGCTTCCTTTCTCTCCCAAgggctccctcctgctccccaccccaaggGAGGTTCTGATTCACACTCCTGCTTTAGCAAAATGATAAGACACaggtttctcttgaaattaaggCCATCGGGGCTAAGAGGCTGCTATATTGCTAGTTTCCATTCAATGCAGTATTAGGAGAAAGTTATAGGCCTGGCTTTGGAACCACACAGACTAGGTTGGAATCTCTGTTTAATTTGTTTAGGACCTTAGCCGAGTCATTGccttgctcagtttcttcatctgtaacatggggataATGATGCCTACCTCGCAACGTTTTTGTGTGTGACTGCTAGAACTGAGTGTAAAATGCATGGCTTATCCTGGGGAACATTTCCCAGTATTGTTATTTTTGTCTGATTccatcccagccccagcagcGAGCTCTCCTTCCTGGGCAAGATCACCCCCATGCCCCCAGTACCCAGCTAGATGTCTGTCAGAGGGCAGTTagctcctcccttgtccctcccACCTGAGCCTGGAGCAACCAcagtcctgcctctctcttccccagTTCTGCTGCTGCAGCCCATTGAGGGTGATGACATGGAGCACAAGACCCTGAAGATCACGGACTTCGGCCTGGCCCGAGAGTGGCACAAAACCACACAAATGAGTGCCGCCGGCACCTATGCCTGGATGGCTCCTGAGGTCATCAAGGCTTCCACCTTCTCTAAGGGCAGCGATGTCTGGAGGTGCGGCCTGGATGGAGGCTGgacagggccagctgtggggctgCAGCGGGGAGATGTGGCTGCCAAGATCTAGGGCTGGGCAGACAGGTGGAGCTCAGGGGGAGGGACCCAAGCCATTTAGTTCCtggttgctttggggtgaaatagcAATGAGGAGAGAGGACACACCCTTCTCTCTCCCACAGCTTTGGGGTGCTACTGTGGGAATTGCTGACTGGAGAGGTGCCCTACCGTGGCATCGACTGCCTTGCTGTAGCCTACGGAGTGGCTGTTAACAAGCTCACACTGCCCATCCCATCCACCTGCCCCGAGCCCTTCGCACAGCTCATGGCCGGTAAGGGGACGGTGCGGGAGGGTGAGggacagcccctccacccacagacCTCTTCTTATTCTGTCCCCCCTCCATGCTGTGTCCCCAGATTGTTGGGCGCAGGACCCGCACCGCAGGCCCGACTTCGCCTCCATCCTGCAGCAGTTGGAGGCGCTGGAGGCCCAGGTCCTGCGGGAAATGCCGCGGGACTCCTTCCATTCCATGCAGGAAGGCTGGAAGCGTGAGATCCAAGGCCTTTTCGACGAGCTGCGGGCCAAGGAAAAGGTGGGAGGAGTCAGTGTCCCGGGGTTGGAAGGAGACACTCGGGTCTCCTTTGGGCGGAGAGTTGGGGCGGGCGCCAGGGCCCTACCGGCCTGACCCCACCGTCCCCACTGTCCCGGGCACAGGAACTACTGAGCCGCGAGGAGGAGCTGACCCGCGCGGCGCGTGAGCAGCGTTCCCAGGCCGAGCAGCTGCGGCGGCGCGAACACCTGCTGGCTCAGTGGGAGCTGGAGGTGTTCGAGCGCGAGCTGACGCTGCTGTTGCAGCAGGTGGACCGCGAGCGGCCGCACGTGCGCCGCCGCCGCGGCACCTTCAAGCGCAGCAAGCTCCGCGCGCGCGACGGCGGCGAGCGCATCAGTATGCCACTCGGTAAGGGGCGGGtccggcggcgggggcggggtcaGGCCTTCGCGCTGATTGGTTCGGGGAGTTAGTGGGTGGGCCCGTGAGCTGAAGGCTGGTCGGGGTTGGAACTCGGCGTGTTTGTGGGCGGGTCCTGGCGGGAATATTTGCATGTCGGCCTGAGAGTGGCTGCAGCGGGGAAGGGGCAGGAATCCTGGAAGTTCGGGAaggccgaggggcggggcggggcggcggccgcCTCTGGGAAGCTCGGGCTCTGTCGCTCTCCTCCGGGTGCTGGAGTCCAGGCAGGCGATCCGCTTTCCCTACTGAGAGCCCGGGGCCCAGGAGGGCAGTAAACCGGCCCCAGTCACATTCCCATCGCGCCAGGCCCGGTCCCCGCACTGCCTACGAGCTGGTTGGGATCTTGGCTCTCCTTCACCACGAACTGGCCCTGCTTCCTTCCCAAACCCAGACTTCAAACACCGAATCACTGTGCAGGCCTCGCCCGGCCTGGACCGGAGGAGAAACGTCTTCGAGGTCGGAGCTGGggactcccccacctttccccggTTTCGGGCCATCCAGTGTAAGAAACCTCACCTCTTTCTGTCCTTGCTCCACCTCTTCTCTTTCTGTCAAACCTGATCCTCGGCCGTGGGTCCCGGCCCCAGTCTCCCTCCCCTGTCAGTCTAGACTGGCACCTTCGAGTTCCCCAAGCAGCATTTGTTTTACTAACTTTTAAAACGTCAAACAGTTGTATGATACtagaattttctaattttatgagtccgcatttttctaaacattttgcTAATATTGACTTAATTCCTCGCAATAACTTTGTGAGGGAGCTGTCCTTTTAAGTTTTATAAGTAAGGGAAGTGAAAAAAGTAACGTGCCTAACATTACACAGCTAATAATAGagcagaattcaaacccaggtcgaTTTCTGCGGTGACTGTAGGACTAGATGAGATGCCCCCCAACCCCTGCTGCCTACCCCAGGACCCAAACCCACCTACGAAGCCCCAATTCTATTAAGTTCTCTGTGGCCCAAAGCCCACCCAGGGATGGATTGGAGCCGGCCTGCTCCATCCTCTAACATGTTACCCCGGAGCCCGGTTCTTATGATGGGAGAGCACAAGGATCAGAGCCTTGCCCTCAGCTCAGACTCCATTGGTTTTCCCTCCACAGTGGAGCCTGCAGAACCAGGCCAGGCATGGGGCCGCCAGTCCCCCCGACGTCAGGAGGACTCAAGCAATGGAGAACGCCGAGCATGCTGGGCCTGGGGTCCCAGTTCCCCCAAGCCTGGGGAAGCCCAGAATGGAAGGTGAGTGCCTGAGTGCCCCCAACTCCAGTATTATCTGCCTTCCAACAGTCCTGAGACTCACAAAGCACaactcccttcccttcctgtAACCAGGAGAAGGTCCCGCATGGACGAAGCCACCTGGTACCTGGATTCAGATGATTCCTCCCCCTTAGGATCTCCTTCCACACCCCCAACACTCAATGGTGAGTGGCCTTGTTGCCCAGCAGAAGGCTTTTTGCTGTACTCTCTACCGTGGGGAGACTATCAGAAGCCAGCAGGCACAGCAAAGCGAGCCCTAGAACCCAGTTTTGAACTGTAGGCCCACAACTGAGCTGGATAAAGCCCAACCTCAGGGAGCCCAGAGTCTGAAGAGGGCTCTTTCCTGGCTCTCTGGTCCCCCTGGCAGGCCTGGCCTGGAAGAGGGCACTTCCCTGGCCCCAAGGCAGTCACTGTGCCCTCAGCAGGCTCTAGGGAGGGCGGGAAGATGGAATGGTTACCTGAAAGGACAtcacctgccccagcccagccaccgGCTGAGCACTGGGTTCCCCTAGCCAAGCCGCACTCCAGTCGCCCACAAGAGTACATGACCTTAACCTCCCAGCCCCTGCAAGAATGTCTTTCCACTCCAGTTCAGTTCATTTCTGACACTGTTTGCCTGGAATGAGTTACCTGgaccccacaggttaagggctcagtccctcAAGACTGCTCCCACTTCCGATGCCACtggcaagtccaggttgtcacctgtgttTCTGACCGACTGGCTATCCATTGGAGGTTCCCACAAGCCCTCCTCgggtttgataatttgctagagCATCTCACAGAACTCGGGAAAAGGTTACTTCCTGGATTAccggtttattataaaggatcaGCTCAAGAACAGCCAGAtgaaagagatgcatagggcaagggaCATGGGCAGGGGCGTGGGCACCAACACCCTCTCCGCATGCACCACTTTCCCTGGAAGTTCTCCGAGCCCCTTCCGCCGGGGTTTTTATAGAGGCTTCATGAAGTGGATATGATGGATCGATGAAAACATCGTGActgaactcaatctccagcccctcccctctcctccctggaaAGTTCCAACTCTAATGATGTGGCTGGTTCCTCTGGCGACCAGACCCCTATCCCTAagggctttccaaaagtcaccccATCAATGTGAACTCAGGAGTGGGCAAAGGGGCTTGTTATGGATTTTAAAAGGTGCTCCTTTTACCTTTGTCACTCTGTCACTTAGAAAATTCccagggttttaggagctctgtgcctggAATGAGAGGAAGACcaagtatatatttcttattacaaATCACAATGCCAGCGTCACAGAGGAGGCGACATCTGAGCTGGGTCTTGATGGGTGGGAAAGgtgtgctgggcagagggaatGGTGTGTGCGCAGACGTGGGGCTCACCAGACCTGAGCAAAGGAAGTCTGGCTGGAACTCAGAGCAGGGCTGAGAGCCAGGCAGTGACAGGAGAGCACTAGGCCTGCACTTCCTGGGTCTGTGAAGCCCAGTGCAGCCCTGACAATGGAAGTTTATCAGCAGaagtttgttgagtgaatgagtgagcaaAGCTGGAAAAATAAGCAGGCACCCGTTAAGGAAGAGCCTGAAAATGATGGGAGTTTTTATGCAACTGAGACCTGTCTTCAGAGGCAGAG contains:
- the MAP3K11 gene encoding mitogen-activated protein kinase kinase kinase 11 isoform X1; its protein translation is MEPLKNLFLKSPLGSWNGGGSGGGGGGGGSWPEGSPKAAAYANPVWTALFDYEPNGQDELALRKGDRVEVLSRDAAISGDEGWWAGQVGGQVGIFPSNYVSRGGPPPCEVASFQELRLEEVIGIGGFGKVYRGSWRGELVAVKAARQDPDEDISVTAESVRQEARLFAMLAHPNIIALKAVCLEEPNLCLVMEYAAGGPLSRALAGRRVPPHVLVNWAVQIARGMHYLHCEALVPVIHRDLKSNNILLLQPIEGDDMEHKTLKITDFGLAREWHKTTQMSAAGTYAWMAPEVIKASTFSKGSDVWSFGVLLWELLTGEVPYRGIDCLAVAYGVAVNKLTLPIPSTCPEPFAQLMADCWAQDPHRRPDFASILQQLEALEAQVLREMPRDSFHSMQEGWKREIQGLFDELRAKEKELLSREEELTRAAREQRSQAEQLRRREHLLAQWELEVFERELTLLLQQVDRERPHVRRRRGTFKRSKLRARDGGERISMPLDFKHRITVQASPGLDRRRNVFEVGAGDSPTFPRFRAIQLEPAEPGQAWGRQSPRRQEDSSNGERRACWAWGPSSPKPGEAQNGRRRSRMDEATWYLDSDDSSPLGSPSTPPTLNGNPPRPSPEPEEPRRPAPAERSSGSGTPKLIQRALLRGTALLASLGLGRDLQPRGEPQPTPPTLSPSPSSLPSRLIRSSPKTPEAPTSRLSPDAPGPPTPAPLLLELGVPAGQPSAKSPRREEGRRGSTVSPPPGISRSAPGTPGTPRSPPLGLISRPRPSPLRSRIDPWSFVSAGPRPSPLPSPQPAPRRAPWTLFPDSDPFWDSPPANPFRGGPQDCRAQTKDMGAQAPWMPEAGP
- the MAP3K11 gene encoding mitogen-activated protein kinase kinase kinase 11 isoform X2 — encoded protein: MEPLKNLFLKSPLGSWNGGGSGGGGGGGGSWPEGSPKAAAYANPVWTALFDYEPNGQDELALRKGDRVEVLSRDAAISGDEGWWAGQVGGQVGIFPSNYVSRGGPPPCEVASFQELRLEEVIGIGGFGKVYRGSWRGELVAVKAARQDPDEDISVTAESVRQEARLFAMLAHPNIIALKAVCLEEPNLCLVMEYAAGGPLSRALAGRRVPPHVLVNWAVQIARGMHYLHCEALVPVIHRDLKSNNILLLQPIEGDDMEHKTLKITDFGLAREWHKTTQMSAAGTYAWMAPEVIKASTFSKGSDVWSFGVLLWELLTGEVPYRGIDCLAVAYGVAVNKLTLPIPSTCPEPFAQLMADCWAQDPHRRPDFASILQQLEALEAQVLREMPRDSFHSMQEGWKREIQGLFDELRAKEKELLSREEELTRAAREQRSQAEQLRRREHLLAQWELEVFERELTLLLQQVDRERPHVRRRRGTFKRSKLRARDGGERISMPLDFKHRITVQASPGLDRRRNVFEVGAGDSPTFPRFRAIQLEPAEPGQAWGRQSPRRQEDSSNGERRACWAWGPSSPKPGEAQNGRRRSRMDEATWYLDSDDSSPLGSPSTPPTLNGNPPRPSPEPEEPRRPAPAERSSGSGTPKLIQRALLRGTALLASLGLGRDLQPRGEPQPTPPTLSPSPSSLPSRLIRSSPKTPEAPTSRLSPDAPGPPTPAPLLLELGVPAGQPSAKSPRREEGRRGISRSAPGTPGTPRSPPLGLISRPRPSPLRSRIDPWSFVSAGPRPSPLPSPQPAPRRAPWTLFPDSDPFWDSPPANPFRGGPQDCRAQTKDMGAQAPWMPEAGP